The following coding sequences are from one Capsicum annuum cultivar UCD-10X-F1 chromosome 3, UCD10Xv1.1, whole genome shotgun sequence window:
- the LOC107865997 gene encoding defensin J1-2-like, which translates to MAANSLKLFATLSLLFMLLFATEMGVTAEMGVTTEMEVTEARSTCYRDSGRFRGPCFNNNNNRNQNCDFICTRCEKFLSGRCRNRKCVCARRC; encoded by the exons ATGGCTGCTAATTCTCTGAAACTATTTGCCACTCTCTCTCTTCTGTTTATGCTCCTCTTTGCAACTG AAATGGGAGTGACGGCAGAAATGGGAGTGACAACAGAAATGGAAGTGACAGAAGCGAGGAGTACATGCTATAGAGACAGCGGACGTTTTCGCGGGCCGtgtttcaacaacaacaacaacagaaacCAAAACTGTGATTTCATTTGCACTCGTTGCGAGAAATTCTTATCTGGAAGATGCCGAAATAGAAAGTGTGTCTGCGCCAGAAGATGTTGA